One region of Mycolicibacterium rhodesiae NBB3 genomic DNA includes:
- a CDS encoding LysR substrate-binding domain-containing protein, whose translation MYGDLSVWNRSVADAPEAAAVATSVGCSVMGTLLVRLCADAGFAQRVRHEVEETSTLVTLVAAGLGVAAVPAPTSALDVAGVAYRPLRPRTLGVDLVAAWVDSPYNQMIARALEALRQITS comes from the coding sequence GTGTACGGTGACTTGTCGGTATGGAACCGTTCGGTTGCCGATGCGCCGGAGGCGGCGGCGGTCGCGACCTCGGTGGGCTGTTCGGTGATGGGCACACTCCTGGTGCGCCTGTGCGCCGACGCGGGCTTCGCGCAGCGGGTGCGTCACGAAGTGGAGGAGACGTCCACCCTGGTCACACTCGTGGCCGCGGGACTCGGGGTAGCCGCGGTTCCCGCGCCGACGTCGGCGCTCGACGTCGCGGGCGTCGCCTACCGTCCGCTGCGACCCCGCACTCTTGGCGTCGACCTCGTGGCGGCTTGGGTCGACTCACCGTACAACCAGATGATCGCGCGGGCGCTCGAGGCGCTGCGTCAGATCACCTCTTGA
- the catC gene encoding muconolactone Delta-isomerase, with product MLFHVRMDVHLPAHLDQQALSQLVAREKAYSQELQHSGKWPHIWRIVGEYANYSIFDVESNDALHQILSALPLFPFMDIKVTPLAVHPSDVNARGEGVT from the coding sequence GTGTTGTTCCACGTACGCATGGACGTCCACCTCCCGGCCCATCTGGACCAGCAAGCGCTCTCCCAGTTGGTCGCCAGGGAGAAGGCCTACTCGCAGGAATTGCAGCACAGCGGCAAATGGCCGCACATCTGGCGGATCGTCGGCGAGTACGCCAATTACTCGATCTTCGACGTCGAATCGAATGACGCACTGCATCAGATTCTTTCGGCTCTGCCACTGTTCCCGTTCATGGATATCAAGGTGACACCGCTGGCGGTGCACCCCTCCGACGTGAACGCACGAGGAGAAGGGGTGACATGA
- a CDS encoding NAD(P)/FAD-dependent oxidoreductase, with product MSDEQRPKVLIIGGGFGGLFCARRLGRLDVDVTLLDRAACHVFQPLLYQCATGTLSIGQISRPLREELMHHRNVQTLLGEAIKVDPDARVVTARRPDESKFDLHYDYLVLAAGMRQSYFGNEEFAAWAPGMKTLDDALSIRRRVFAAFEIAETLPPGPERDQWLTFIVTGGGPTGVELAGQIRELATRSLANEFHSIEPEEARVLLFDGGDRVLKTFAPALSERATRVLDDLGVEMHFGVHVSDVRRDGVTVKTKGDGSSKDYPARTVLWTAGVEAVPFARHAAEVLGADTDRSGRITVNADLSVPGHRDTFVIGDLAGRDGLPGVAENAMQGGWHVAACIRRDLAQRRRKDFRYRDLGSAAYISRGHAVLQAGPVKLSGAVGWLGWGFIHIAFLTGVRNRFSTVGTWMATIARANRSDRSFILGGSGHPEEPYTWESPVHQGSRASDS from the coding sequence GTGAGCGACGAGCAACGACCCAAGGTACTGATCATCGGTGGCGGATTCGGCGGTCTGTTCTGCGCCCGTCGCCTCGGCCGGCTCGATGTGGACGTCACGCTGCTAGACCGCGCTGCTTGCCACGTGTTCCAGCCGCTGCTCTATCAGTGCGCGACGGGAACGCTGAGCATCGGCCAGATCAGCAGGCCGCTGCGCGAAGAGTTGATGCACCATCGCAACGTCCAGACGTTGCTCGGCGAGGCCATCAAGGTCGATCCCGACGCCCGCGTCGTCACCGCCCGCCGTCCCGACGAATCCAAATTCGACCTCCACTACGACTATCTCGTGCTCGCTGCCGGCATGCGCCAGTCATATTTCGGGAACGAGGAATTCGCCGCATGGGCGCCCGGGATGAAGACACTCGACGACGCGCTGAGTATTCGACGCCGGGTGTTCGCGGCTTTCGAGATCGCCGAGACTCTGCCGCCCGGGCCTGAGCGGGATCAGTGGCTGACGTTCATCGTCACCGGCGGGGGGCCCACCGGCGTCGAATTGGCCGGGCAGATAAGGGAACTCGCGACCCGCTCGCTCGCCAATGAATTTCACAGCATCGAGCCCGAAGAGGCACGCGTGCTGCTGTTCGACGGTGGTGACCGGGTGCTGAAGACCTTCGCGCCGGCACTGTCCGAGCGGGCGACGCGGGTACTCGACGACTTGGGCGTCGAGATGCACTTCGGCGTACATGTGTCCGACGTCCGACGCGACGGCGTAACAGTGAAGACGAAGGGCGACGGCTCCAGCAAGGACTACCCCGCGCGCACCGTGCTGTGGACCGCTGGTGTCGAGGCCGTGCCCTTCGCGCGCCACGCCGCCGAGGTCCTGGGCGCCGACACCGACCGGTCGGGCCGGATCACCGTGAACGCCGACCTGTCGGTACCCGGACATCGCGACACCTTCGTCATCGGCGATCTCGCCGGTCGCGACGGGCTGCCGGGCGTTGCGGAGAATGCCATGCAGGGCGGCTGGCACGTCGCCGCCTGCATCCGGCGAGACCTCGCGCAACGCCGGCGCAAGGATTTCCGCTATCGCGACCTCGGGTCCGCCGCGTACATCAGCCGGGGCCACGCCGTCCTGCAGGCGGGGCCGGTCAAACTCTCGGGCGCCGTGGGTTGGCTCGGCTGGGGGTTCATCCACATCGCCTTCCTCACCGGGGTGCGGAACCGCTTCAGCACGGTCGGCACCTGGATGGCGACCATTGCCCGGGCCAACCGCAGCGACCGGTCATTCATCCTCGGCGGATCGGGTCATCCCGAAGAGCCGTACACCTGGGAGTCGCCGGTGCACCAGGGCAGTCGCGCGTCAGACTCGTAA
- the catA gene encoding catechol 1,2-dioxygenase — translation MPITEQPTEVATAAASGASATERFHTDKSPYTAVKDTPAERVNLLAREVLDAVHATIRRHRVSYDEYNALKAWLIGVGADGEWPLFLDVWVEHVIEDVATDHRAGNKGSIEGPYYVPDSPDLGAKGTLPMRDDEAGTPLVWRGRITDTNGAPLSGKVELWHADAEGFYSQFAPGIPQWNLRGSFSTGPDGVFEITTIRPAPYMIPTDGPCGKLIAAAGWHAWRPAHLHVKVSAPGHEQLTAQLYFPGDEHNDDDIASAVKPELILDPVPQPDGSQEVRYDFTLDPERG, via the coding sequence GTGCCCATCACCGAACAGCCCACCGAGGTCGCGACCGCCGCCGCCTCCGGCGCATCGGCAACCGAACGGTTCCATACCGACAAGTCACCGTACACGGCCGTGAAGGACACCCCGGCCGAGCGCGTGAACCTTTTGGCCCGTGAGGTTCTCGACGCCGTGCACGCCACGATCCGCCGTCACCGCGTGAGCTACGACGAGTACAACGCCCTCAAGGCGTGGCTGATCGGCGTCGGCGCGGACGGTGAATGGCCACTGTTCCTCGACGTCTGGGTGGAGCACGTCATCGAAGACGTCGCGACCGACCACCGTGCCGGCAACAAGGGCAGCATCGAGGGCCCGTACTACGTGCCGGACTCTCCGGATCTGGGCGCCAAGGGCACCCTCCCGATGCGCGACGACGAGGCGGGCACACCGCTGGTGTGGCGAGGCCGCATCACCGATACCAACGGCGCTCCGCTATCGGGCAAGGTCGAACTCTGGCACGCCGACGCTGAAGGGTTCTATTCACAGTTCGCGCCTGGCATACCGCAGTGGAATCTGCGCGGCAGCTTCAGCACCGGCCCCGACGGGGTCTTCGAGATCACCACGATTCGCCCTGCGCCGTACATGATTCCGACTGACGGGCCGTGCGGAAAGCTCATCGCCGCGGCCGGCTGGCATGCCTGGCGTCCCGCCCATCTGCACGTGAAAGTGTCGGCGCCGGGCCACGAGCAGCTGACCGCACAGCTGTACTTCCCGGGTGACGAGCACAACGACGACGACATCGCCAGCGCCGTAAAGCCGGAACTCATCCTGGATCCTGTGCCCCAGCCGGACGGTTCGCAGGAAGTCCGCTACGACTTCACGCTCGACCCCGAGCGAGGCTGA